The genomic region CGGCCGTGAAGTCCGAGAGGGTGATCGTCGCGAGCGGGACCTCGCCGGCCTCCACCTGGACGCCCGGGAGGTTGATGATCGGGATGCCCTTCGCCTGGCGGCTCGCATCGGGGATCTGGTGGACCTTGCTGCTGAAGACGCGACCGCGATTGGTGAAGAACAGGGCCCAGTCGTGGGTGTTCGCGACGAGGAGGTGCTCCACCGCGTCCTCCTCGCGGGTCACGTGGCCGATGATCCCCTTGCCGCCGCGGTGCTGGCGCCGGTACGTCGCCACCGGCTGGCGCTTGATGTAGCCGCGGCCGCTGATCGTGATGACGACGTCCTCGTCGGCGATGAGGTCCTCGTCCGTCATCTCCCGGCTCGAGTCGTCGACGACCCTGGTCCGCCGCTCGCCGCCGTACTTGCGCTTCAGCTCGACGAGCTCTTCTTTGATGATCGAGAGGACGCGCGCCGGATTGGCGAGGATGTCCTCGAGCTCCGCGATGAGCTGGATGACCTGCAGGTACTCGTCCTCGATCTTCTTCCGCTCGAGGGCGGCGAGGCGGGCGAGCCGCATGTCGAGGATCGCCTGGGCCTGCAGCTCGGAGAGGTCGAAACCCGCCATGAGGTTCGTCCGGGCGAGGTCCACGTCGGCCGAGGCCCGGATCGTCCGGATCACCTCGTCGAGGTGGTCGAGGGCAATCTTGAGGCCCTCGAGGATATGAGCGCGGGCCCGTGCCTTGCGGAGATCGAACTCGGTCCGTCGTCGGACCACGTCGCGGCGGTAGTCGACGTAGTGCTGAAGGACGGCCTTGAGGGGCAGCGTCTGGGGCTGACCGTCCACGAGGGCGAGCATGTTGAGGTTGAAGGCGAGCTGCATCGGGGTGTGCTTGAACAGGTTGTTCAGCACCTTGTGCGGGTTGTGGTCGCGCTTGATCTCGACGTAGATCCGCATCCCGTCGCGATCCGACTCGTCGCGGAGGTCGCTGATGCCCTCGATCCGCTTGTCCTTCACGAGGTCGGCGATCTTCTCGAGCAGCGTCGCCTTGTTCACCTGGTACGGCAGCTCGGAGACGATGATCGCCATGCGGTCCGCCTTCGTCTCCTCGAACGCGACCTGGGCTCGGATGACGACCCGGCCGCGGCCGTGGGCGTACATGTCGCGGATCGCGTCGATCGTCTCCCATTCGCCGGTGAACTGGTTCCGGCGCGACTCGAAGCGGTAGATGGTCCCGCCGGTCGGGAAATCCGGCCCGCTGACGTGACGGCAGAGGTCGTCCGTCGTGAGCTCCGGATCGTCGATGAGGGCGACGGTCGCGTCGCAGATCTCGCCGAGGTGATGCGGCGGGATGTTCGTCGCCATCCCGACCGCGATCCCCGAGCTACCGTTGATGAGGAGGTTCGGCAGCCTGGCCGGCAGGACGGACGGCTCGCGCTGGGTCCCGTCGTAGTTGTCAACGAAGTCGACGGTCTCCCGGTCGATGTCGGCGAGCATCTCGGCCGCGATGCCGGTGAGGCGCGCCTCCGTGTACCGCATCGCAGCGGCGCTGTCGCCGTCGACCGATCCGAAGTTGCCCTGCCCGTCGACGAGCGGATAGCGCATCGAGAAGTCCTGGGCGAGCCGGACGAGGGCGTCGTAGAGCGCGGCGTCGCCGTGCGGATGGAGCTTGCCCATGACCTCGCCGACGATCGCGGCGCACTTGCGGAACGAGCTCGTCGCGGAGAGCCCCATCTCCCCCATCGTGTAGAGGATCCGGCGATGGACCGGCTTGAGGCCGTCGCGGACGTCGGGCAGGGCGCGGGCGACGATGACGCTCATCGCATAGTCGAGGTAGCTCACCCGCATCTCGTCCTCGATGCGGACGGTGCGGATCTCGCCGAGATCGTCGGTCACGGGGTCGGTCTCCTGGCAGGTTCAGGCTGAGCGTGCGGCAGGTCGCCGAAACGGCCGGCGATCTCGGCGGCGCGCGAGGTCGAGCGGGTGTCACCATGGCGGCGGATGCCGGCGAGTCGCTCGCGCAGCGCCGCTCCTCGCTCGGCCGGGAGCTTGATGAGCGCCTCCCGGACCACCCACGCACGGTGTCCGTCGGCCTGCTCGACGGCCCGTTCCGCTTCGCCCTCAAGGAAGCGCTCGACGGCGGTCGCATCGACGAGGACGAGCGATCGGAGCGCCCAGGCGAGCGCCTTCTCCACGTCCGCCTCGGCGTCGCCGATGAGCTCCCGGATGAGCGCGAGGCCACGCTCGGCGACCCCCGCAGCCCGGCCGGCCCGCCGGTCGATGAACGGGATCGTCGCGATCGTGCTGCCGACGAGCCGGCGCTCCCAGCGTGACGCGGCGTACACGAGCTGCTCCAGCTCGGCCCAGCGGTAGGGTTCGCTGAGGATGCCGCGACCGACCGGGTGGGCGAGGCTGTCGACGGTGATCCAGTCGCCGGCCTCGCGCGCCGCTCGACGGAGGAGCTGCCAGCTCCGCTCCGGATCGACGAGCACGAGGCGGTCGAGCAGGCCGAACGCGAACCAGCGTGGCTCGAGGGTCGGTTCGCGGAAGAGGCGGTCCGCGACGAAGAGGAGGGCCGCGCCCGGTCGCTCGCCGCGGGTGGCGGATCCGAACCCACGCGAGACGGCCGCGAGCAGCGGCCAGCGGACGCCGAGGAGCGGCCCGATGCCCGGCGCGATGCGACGCTGTCCGGCGAGGTATGCGTCGTCGCCGAGCTCCGTCAGGCCGGCTGCCAGCACCGCGGCGAACTCGTCCGGGTCGCCGACAAGCTCCGCCAGGGAGTGGCCGAGTCGCTCGGCGGCGGGCCGCCGCACGGCGACGATGGTGGAAGCGCCATCGGTCGTCGGTTGGTCGCCGGATCGTGCGCGGCCACGTCGCCGGGCGATGATCGGCGTCGCGTCGGATCGTCTCGCGACGGATCGGCCGGGGGCGGACGGATCCACGGCAGGGGCGCTCATCTGCGGCCGTCGAGGCGAGCCACGGAGTCGGGAGTGTCCACGGAGTCGGGAGTGTCCACGGAGTCGGGCGCTCCGCCGATCGAACGGACTCCGTAGCGCTCCTGAAGCTCGAGCTTCCGAGCGGCGTCTGCGGCAAGGTACACGCCATCCGCGGTCGCGAGGACCTCACCGCTCTCACGATCGACGATTCGGGCGCTCGTGTCGACGATCCGCCGTCGCGACCGGCCGACCCAGCCCTCGGCCAGGATCTCGCGTCCGATCGGGACCGGCCGCCGGAACTCGACGCTCATCCGGGCCGTGACGCCCCAGTTGTCCGAGCCGACGAGCGACCAGGCCATGACCTCGTCGAGGATCGTACAGACGATCCCACCGTGCGCGATGCCCTCCCACCCCTCGAACTCGGGACCGAGCGCAAGCTCGGTCCACGAACGCCCGGGTTCCACGTGCAACACAAGATGGAGCCCGTGTTCGTTCAGCGTGCCGCAGGCGAAGCAGCGATGGGGCCGGAACGCAAAGGCCGAAGCCACGGCGCTCGATCGAGCCGACCAGGCGGTGGCTCGTGGCGTCGCAGATCCCGCCTGCATGGCGGCCGGGACGGACGCCGACGTGACGCGACGCGAGGATGTCTCAGACGTCAAGGTTCCGAACCTTCCGGGCCTCGGACTTGATGAAGTCCTTGCGCGGCGCGACCTTCTCCCCCATGAGCATCGTGAAGATCGCGTCAGCCTCGGCGGCGTCCTCGATCTCGGCCCGCAGGAGCGTCCTCGTCTGCGGGTTCATCGTCGTCTCCCAGAGCTGGTCGGCGTTCATCTCGCCGAGGCCCTTGAAGCGCTGGACGGACACGGACTTCACGTTCATCTGCCGGACGATCTCGTCCCGCTCCTTCTCCGACTGCGCGTAGCGGGTCACCTTCCCGGTGCTCACGCGATAGAGCGGCGGTTGCGCGATGAGGAGGTACCCGTGCTCGATGATCTGCGGCATGTGGCGGTAGAAGAACGTGAGGAGGAGCGTCCGGATGTGGGCGCCGTCGACGTCGGCGTCCGTCATGATGATGACCCGGTGGTAGCGGAGTTTGGCGAGGTCGAAGCTGTCGCCGATCCCGGCCCCGAGGGCGATGATGAGCGGTCTGACGTTCTCGGACGAGAGGATCCTGTCGAGGCGCGCCTTCTCCACGTTGAGCAGCTTCCCGCGCAGCGGGAGGATCGCCTGGAACCGCCGGTCCCGGCCCTGCTTCGCGGATCCGCCGGCCGAATCGCCCTCCACGAGGTAGAGCTCGCTCTTCGCCGGGTCGCGCTCCTGGCAGTCGGCAAGCTTGCCCGGGAGAGACATCCCCTCGAGCGCGCCCTTCCGGATGACGAGGTCGCGCGCCTTCCGAGCAGCCTCGCGAGCCCGAGCCGCGGTCAGGCACTTCTCGATGATCCGGCGGCCATCGGCCGGGTTCTCATCGAGGTACTGGCCGAGTGAGTCTGCGACGGCGGTCTGGACCTGGCCCTTCACCTCGGCGTTCCCGAGCTTTGCCTTCGTCTGGCCTTCGAACTGCGGCTCGACGAGCTTCACGCTGATCACGGCGGTGAGTCCCTCGCGGACGTCGTCACCGGACAGGTTCGTGTCGGAGTCCTTGAGGATCCCGGCCCGACGCGACCAGTCGTTGAGCGAGCTCGTGAGCGCGGCCCGGAAGCCCGTGACATGCGTCCCGCCGTCCACCGTGTTGATGTTGTTCGCGAAGGCGAGGACGTTCTCCGTGTAGGAGTCGTTGTACTGGAGGGCGACCTCGACGGTCGTGGTCCCATCCCGACGTTCGACGTAGATCGGGCGGGAGTGGAGCGCCTCCTTGTTCCGGTTGAGGTGGCGGACGAACGAGGTGAGGCCGCCCTCGAAGTAGAACGATCGCTCGCGACCCGCCCGTTCGTCGATGAGGGTGATCCAGACGCCCTTCGTCAGGTAGGCGGACTCGCGAAGCCGCTGGACGATGAGCTCCCACGAGTAGTCCGTGCTCTCGAACATCTCGCGATCCGCCCGGAACCGTGTCGTCGTCCCGTGTCGACCGTGCGACGGTCCGATCTTCGTGACTGCTGTGGTCGGCTTGCCGCGCGCGTATTCCTGGGACCAGACCGCGCCATCGCGGGCGGTTTCCACCCGCAGCCACTCCGAGAGCGCGTTGACGACGCTCACGCCCACCCCGTGGAGGCCGCCGGACACCTTGTAGCCGCCGCCGCCGAATTTGCCGCCGGCGTGGAGCACCGTGTGGACGACCTCGAGGGCGTCCTTGCCGGTCGAGTGGCGACCGACGGGTACGCCGCGCCCATCGTCCTGGACCACGACAGTCCCGTCGGCGAGGATCGTGACGTCGATCCGGGTCGCGTAACCCGCCATCGCCTCGTCGACCGAGTTGTCGACGACCTCCCACACGAGGTGGTGCAGGCCGCGGACGTCCGTGGAGCCGATGTACATGCCCGGTCGGCGGCGCACGGCCTCGAGGCCCTCGAGGACCTGGATGCTCGCGGCGGTGTAGTCGCTCCCGGCCGCGCTCGCACGTGTGCGTCGGGACGCCGTCGCGGGGGCCGTTCGGTTCGGTTCCTGGGTCACGCGTGTCCTCCGGTCAGGCGTTCGTAGAGGCGCCCGAGCTCCTCGTCGCTGTAGTACTCGATGACGATGCGCCCACCGCGTCTCGTCCGGGCCAGTCGAACCTTCGTGCCGAGCGAGCGACGGAGGTCCTCCTCTACCCGCTCGAGGTCCGGATCCACGGCGGCCGAGGTCACGCTGCCGAGCGGATCGGTTGTCGGTCGCTCGCGGAGGCGTTTCGCGAGCGCCTCGGTCTGTCGAACGGACAGGTCCCGACCGACGATCGCCTGGAGGAGGTTTGCCTGGGTCGGGCCCGGCAACCCGCCGATCGCCCGCGCGTGTCCCTCGCTGATCGAGCCGTCGGCGACCGCGACCTGGACGGCCGGATCGGCATCGAGGAGCCGGAGCGTATTGGCGATCGTCGACCGGGCGCGGCCGACCCGGATGGCGATCTGTTCCTGTGTCATCGCGAAGACATCCACGAGCTGGCGGTAGGCGTGAGCCTCCTCCATAGGATTGAGATCCTCGCGCTGGATGTTCTCGACGAGAGCGAGCTCGAGCTGATCGCGCTCCGCGAGCTGGCGGACCACCGCCGGGATCCGCTCGAGGCCGGCGAGTCGGGCAGCCTGGAACCGCCGCTCTCCGGCGACGAGCTGGTAGCCGTCGAGCACCTCGGTGACGAGGATCGGCTGGAGGACGCCGTGTTCACGGATGCTCGCGGCAAGCTCGTCGATCGCCGCCGAGGCGGTCTGGCGCCTGGGTTGATACGGGTTGGGTCGGATCCGTGCGAGCGGGATCTCGGCAGGCGCCGCGACCGCGCTCGTCCGCTGGGGGATGAGGGCCGAGATCCCGCGCCCGAGTCCGCTCGCGGGCCGGACCGACTTCGTCGTCATGCGCTCAACCCGAGCGCCGCAGTGGCGGTCGGCGCCGCACCGCCGGTCGGTGCCACGGCACCGGTGCCCGGCCGATGGTCGGCCAGGCGGATCTCGTCGGCGAGGGCCCGGTAGGCGAGCGCGCCGGCCGAGTCCGGTCGATGGAACGCGATCGGGCGACCGTGGCTCGGCGCCTCCGAAAGGCGGACGCTCCGCGGCACGACGGTCCGGTAGACCGCTCCGCGGAGGTGCCGCCGGACCTCGTCACTCACGTCAGCCGAGAGATTCGTCCGGGCGTCGTACATCGTGAGGACCACGCCTTTGACGGCCAGGTCTGGATTGAGGTTGTCACGCACGAGGTTCACCGTGGCGATGAGCTGGGTGAGCCCGTCGAGCGCATAGAACTCGCACTGCATCGGGATGAGGACCGCGTCGGCGGCGGTGAGCGCATTGACGGTGAGCAGGCCGAGCGACGGTGGGCAATCGATGAGCACGTAGTCGAACTGCGGCGCGACTGGCCCGATGAGCGCCGCGAGCCGCCGTTCGCGCTGCGGGAGCGGCGCCAGCTCCACCTCCGCGCCCGCGAGCTCGATCGTCGATCCGACGATCGAGAGCCGCGGCACCTCCGTGGACAGGATCAGGTCGCCGAGCGTGGCGGTTCCGATGAGCGCCTCGTAGATCGAACGCCGGAGCGTGCCCCGATCGAGGCCGAGCCCGCTCGTCGCGTTGCCCTGCGGGTCGAGATCGACGATGAGGACCCGGTCCCCGGCGAGGGCGAGGTACGTCCCAAGGTTGACGACGGTCGTCGTCTTCCCGACGCCCCCCTTCTGGTTGGCGCAGGCGATCGTCTGGCCCACTCAGGAACCACGGAGGAACGGGGTCACGATGGTGAATCTTACCATCGGGACCCGCTTTCTCTTCGGCCGACCGACGGCCGAGAGCGGCCGGTCGGGGGATTCGGGACGCGATCCATCGAGCCATCGTCGGACCACTCTGCCAGGCACCCCTGCACGCCTACGTAGCTGCGACGTGTCGGCGATCGCGTCAGGCTGCGTGTTGCACGTGCAACATCGCCTCGGCGGTCGACACGCGGCGAGGCGACCGACCCGGACACCCGGACGGGTGTGCGACAGATTTGTAGGTGCTGACGGTCAGGCCGCGGTCGTCTGGTTGTGGATGCGCCCCCAGACTTCCTCCCAGCGGCCGCTCGCCTCCTGGCAGCGCAGGCTGACGATGCCGGCCGCGCCGCGCACGCTC from Chloroflexota bacterium harbors:
- the gyrA gene encoding DNA gyrase subunit A, translated to MRVSYLDYAMSVIVARALPDVRDGLKPVHRRILYTMGEMGLSATSSFRKCAAIVGEVMGKLHPHGDAALYDALVRLAQDFSMRYPLVDGQGNFGSVDGDSAAAMRYTEARLTGIAAEMLADIDRETVDFVDNYDGTQREPSVLPARLPNLLINGSSGIAVGMATNIPPHHLGEICDATVALIDDPELTTDDLCRHVSGPDFPTGGTIYRFESRRNQFTGEWETIDAIRDMYAHGRGRVVIRAQVAFEETKADRMAIIVSELPYQVNKATLLEKIADLVKDKRIEGISDLRDESDRDGMRIYVEIKRDHNPHKVLNNLFKHTPMQLAFNLNMLALVDGQPQTLPLKAVLQHYVDYRRDVVRRRTEFDLRKARARAHILEGLKIALDHLDEVIRTIRASADVDLARTNLMAGFDLSELQAQAILDMRLARLAALERKKIEDEYLQVIQLIAELEDILANPARVLSIIKEELVELKRKYGGERRTRVVDDSSREMTDEDLIADEDVVITISGRGYIKRQPVATYRRQHRGGKGIIGHVTREEDAVEHLLVANTHDWALFFTNRGRVFSSKVHQIPDASRQAKGIPIINLPGVQVEAGEVPLATITLSDFTAGRFLVLATRNGIVKKTPLEQFEKVRSSGIRAITVAEDDELAWVDVATGGSDVLLATAQGKLARFHEAEVRAMGRDAAGVIGIRLARKGDGVVAMSVVQPEADLLVLTETGYGKRVPLTGFRVKHRGGQGVQLISLEGRKTGDVAAVQQVTDADEELILISAGGQVIRTETNTINRYSSSARGVIVMRLESGDRVVGIAAFRAGLADRGVMGDNGDPDGTDPVDAGGTRS
- a CDS encoding DNA alkylation repair protein, with product MSAPAVDPSAPGRSVARRSDATPIIARRRGRARSGDQPTTDGASTIVAVRRPAAERLGHSLAELVGDPDEFAAVLAAGLTELGDDAYLAGQRRIAPGIGPLLGVRWPLLAAVSRGFGSATRGERPGAALLFVADRLFREPTLEPRWFAFGLLDRLVLVDPERSWQLLRRAAREAGDWITVDSLAHPVGRGILSEPYRWAELEQLVYAASRWERRLVGSTIATIPFIDRRAGRAAGVAERGLALIRELIGDAEADVEKALAWALRSLVLVDATAVERFLEGEAERAVEQADGHRAWVVREALIKLPAERGAALRERLAGIRRHGDTRSTSRAAEIAGRFGDLPHAQPEPARRPTP
- a CDS encoding PaaI family thioesterase — encoded protein: MASAFAFRPHRCFACGTLNEHGLHLVLHVEPGRSWTELALGPEFEGWEGIAHGGIVCTILDEVMAWSLVGSDNWGVTARMSVEFRRPVPIGREILAEGWVGRSRRRIVDTSARIVDRESGEVLATADGVYLAADAARKLELQERYGVRSIGGAPDSVDTPDSVDTPDSVARLDGRR
- the gyrB gene encoding DNA topoisomerase (ATP-hydrolyzing) subunit B; protein product: MTQEPNRTAPATASRRTRASAAGSDYTAASIQVLEGLEAVRRRPGMYIGSTDVRGLHHLVWEVVDNSVDEAMAGYATRIDVTILADGTVVVQDDGRGVPVGRHSTGKDALEVVHTVLHAGGKFGGGGYKVSGGLHGVGVSVVNALSEWLRVETARDGAVWSQEYARGKPTTAVTKIGPSHGRHGTTTRFRADREMFESTDYSWELIVQRLRESAYLTKGVWITLIDERAGRERSFYFEGGLTSFVRHLNRNKEALHSRPIYVERRDGTTTVEVALQYNDSYTENVLAFANNINTVDGGTHVTGFRAALTSSLNDWSRRAGILKDSDTNLSGDDVREGLTAVISVKLVEPQFEGQTKAKLGNAEVKGQVQTAVADSLGQYLDENPADGRRIIEKCLTAARAREAARKARDLVIRKGALEGMSLPGKLADCQERDPAKSELYLVEGDSAGGSAKQGRDRRFQAILPLRGKLLNVEKARLDRILSSENVRPLIIALGAGIGDSFDLAKLRYHRVIIMTDADVDGAHIRTLLLTFFYRHMPQIIEHGYLLIAQPPLYRVSTGKVTRYAQSEKERDEIVRQMNVKSVSVQRFKGLGEMNADQLWETTMNPQTRTLLRAEIEDAAEADAIFTMLMGEKVAPRKDFIKSEARKVRNLDV
- a CDS encoding ParB/RepB/Spo0J family partition protein produces the protein MTTKSVRPASGLGRGISALIPQRTSAVAAPAEIPLARIRPNPYQPRRQTASAAIDELAASIREHGVLQPILVTEVLDGYQLVAGERRFQAARLAGLERIPAVVRQLAERDQLELALVENIQREDLNPMEEAHAYRQLVDVFAMTQEQIAIRVGRARSTIANTLRLLDADPAVQVAVADGSISEGHARAIGGLPGPTQANLLQAIVGRDLSVRQTEALAKRLRERPTTDPLGSVTSAAVDPDLERVEEDLRRSLGTKVRLARTRRGGRIVIEYYSDEELGRLYERLTGGHA
- a CDS encoding ParA family protein, coding for MGQTIACANQKGGVGKTTTVVNLGTYLALAGDRVLIVDLDPQGNATSGLGLDRGTLRRSIYEALIGTATLGDLILSTEVPRLSIVGSTIELAGAEVELAPLPQRERRLAALIGPVAPQFDYVLIDCPPSLGLLTVNALTAADAVLIPMQCEFYALDGLTQLIATVNLVRDNLNPDLAVKGVVLTMYDARTNLSADVSDEVRRHLRGAVYRTVVPRSVRLSEAPSHGRPIAFHRPDSAGALAYRALADEIRLADHRPGTGAVAPTGGAAPTATAALGLSA